A window of Campylobacter lari subsp. lari contains these coding sequences:
- a CDS encoding Nif3-like dinuclear metal center hexameric protein yields MKIKEIYDYLDTISPFSTQSSWDNSGLLLGTLDQEVNQIYLALDVDIDLVENASENSLFIVHHPLIFKGLKHLSGVLYPQNILTKMIQKNIALIAMHTNFDLSHLNAYFAHEILGFKIKEQNEFLIYCNVDFKFSDLINHIKKSLKLDCIRVVNAGNEKIKTLAICTGSGGDLISSVKADCFLSGDFKYHQALESYHNKLSLIDIGHYESESCFGKILAKDLQKFHLEVIISVSKNPFQYF; encoded by the coding sequence ATGAAAATTAAAGAAATTTATGATTATTTGGATACTATTAGCCCATTTAGCACGCAAAGTTCATGGGATAATAGTGGCCTATTACTTGGAACTTTAGACCAGGAAGTAAATCAAATTTATCTTGCTCTTGATGTGGATATTGATTTAGTGGAAAATGCTAGTGAGAATTCTTTATTTATAGTACATCACCCTTTGATTTTTAAGGGTTTAAAGCATTTAAGTGGAGTGCTTTATCCACAAAATATTCTTACTAAAATGATACAAAAAAACATAGCTTTAATTGCTATGCATACGAATTTTGACTTAAGTCATTTGAATGCTTATTTTGCTCATGAAATTTTAGGTTTTAAGATTAAAGAACAAAATGAGTTTTTAATTTATTGTAATGTTGATTTTAAATTTAGTGATTTAATCAATCATATAAAAAAAAGTTTAAAGCTTGATTGTATAAGAGTTGTAAATGCAGGTAATGAGAAAATTAAAACTTTAGCAATATGTACAGGTAGTGGAGGAGATTTAATTTCTAGTGTTAAGGCAGACTGCTTTTTAAGTGGAGATTTTAAATATCATCAAGCTTTGGAAAGTTATCATAATAAACTTAGCTTGATTGATATAGGACACTATGAAAGCGAATCTTGCTTTGGTAAAATTTTAGCAAAAGATTTGCAAAAATTTCATTTAGAAGTTATAATATCAGTTTCAAAAAATCCATTTCAATATTTTTAA